The following DNA comes from Methanosarcina vacuolata Z-761.
ATCTTGACTTGTCAGATTAGACAATTACTCCAATCGCTGGTATCGATTTCACTACGAACGATATCTTTGGCATACTAGATCTAATGATGATGCTTTACCTTGCAATGCGATATAGTCAAGTTATGTATATACCTAATCCAAATTGATACAATACAATTCGATAATGGGCTCTTGAATTGATCGGCTTTTAGTATATTTAGTATATATAGATATATTCTCGACTGCTCGTCATCTTTGGTAAACTCATTTTTTCCGACAAACTAGTTCACCATTTTTAAGTGGGATAAGTACTGCATCGACTCGGTGGTCATCATACACACAGTCAAGAAATGGCTTGAGCGTATCAGCGTGGCTTATCACATTGTCAGCTATCAATATGCCACCTCTAACCATTTTAGGTATGATTTCCTCATAACAGTTAAGATAATACTCTTTCTCGCAATCTAAGAAACAAAAAGATATTCCAGAATATTGGCTTATTAAGTATCTAGCATCTCCATGTACGAGTTCTACGATGTCCTCTAGTCCAGCTTTTGAGAAAGTTTCACGTGCCAATTTCACTTTCTCTTCCAGTATTTCGAAAGTGATTAATTTACGATTTGTTTCTATACAAGCGAGTGCAAGCCACATGGATGAATAACCTGCACTTGTACCTATCTCCATAGCTATCCCGTCAGGGGAAACGGCTAGCATGAGTGCAATAAACTTGCCAGTTTCAGGTGGGATCTGTCTTAACCTTTATGATTTCGGTGTTCCATCAGTTCTATCTTCTTTATCGATAAGCTCAAGGTAATTCATTCGTTCCTTCATAAGGTCAGGTATTTCATGGAACATAGTCGTCATCTTACTATCAGTTTTTAATTTTTTATAAATCGTTGTCTATATAAAGCTTTTCGAAAAGATAGTAATGCCATAATTAGAAAGTTACAAGAATCCAGGTTCAGTTATTTAAGGCGTTATTCTTTCAAAAGTTAAAATTCTTTAAAATTAAGGTTATTGAACTTG
Coding sequences within:
- a CDS encoding O-methyltransferase — protein: MPPETGKFIALMLAVSPDGIAMEIGTSAGYSSMWLALACIETNRKLITFEILEEKVKLARETFSKAGLEDIVELVHGDARYLISQYSGISFCFLDCEKEYYLNCYEEIIPKMVRGGILIADNVISHADTLKPFLDCVYDDHRVDAVLIPLKNGELVCRKK